The following proteins come from a genomic window of Sphingobium cloacae:
- a CDS encoding Rossmann-fold NAD(P)-binding domain-containing protein: MLILGLGYTASRLAMRLRARGWQVTGVRRAAGPDMLAFDDDAAVLAAIDGATHILSSVPPEGDGDPVLARYGGAIAAAPASWVGYLSSTGVYGDAAGAWVDEASPVGRGRRTARADADLAWGALRPDMRRFRLPGIYGPGRSALDRVREGKAYRIDLPGQVFSRIHVDDIVAGVIASFDGPPGVYNLADDLPAPQNAVTEAACGLLGLPPPPLVTLEQANLSPMARAFYAENRRVANGRAKRLLGWKPLHPTYREGLAACLCEEAGTARRIVPVMVTNP; the protein is encoded by the coding sequence ATGCTGATCCTGGGGCTGGGCTACACCGCCTCGCGCCTGGCCATGCGGTTGCGTGCGCGGGGGTGGCAGGTCACCGGCGTGCGCCGCGCCGCTGGCCCCGACATGCTGGCTTTCGACGATGACGCCGCCGTCCTTGCCGCCATCGACGGCGCCACGCATATCCTCTCCTCCGTCCCGCCAGAAGGCGATGGCGATCCCGTCCTCGCCCGCTATGGCGGGGCCATCGCCGCCGCGCCCGCCTCGTGGGTCGGCTATCTGTCCTCCACCGGCGTGTATGGCGATGCGGCGGGCGCCTGGGTGGACGAAGCCAGTCCCGTGGGCCGGGGCCGCCGCACGGCTCGCGCGGACGCCGACCTGGCGTGGGGCGCGCTCCGGCCGGACATGCGTCGCTTCCGCCTGCCCGGCATCTACGGCCCGGGCCGCAGCGCGCTGGACCGGGTACGGGAAGGAAAGGCGTATCGCATCGACCTGCCCGGACAGGTTTTCAGCCGCATCCATGTGGATGACATCGTGGCGGGCGTCATCGCCTCCTTCGACGGACCGCCGGGCGTCTATAATCTCGCCGACGACCTGCCCGCGCCGCAAAATGCGGTGACGGAGGCGGCCTGCGGCCTGCTCGGCCTCCCTCCGCCGCCGCTCGTGACGCTGGAGCAAGCGAATCTCTCTCCCATGGCCCGCGCCTTCTACGCGGAAAATCGCCGCGTCGCGAACGGGCGGGCGAAGCGGCTGCTGGGCTGGAAGCCGCTTCATCCGACCTATCGCGAAGGGCTGGCCGCCTGTCTTTGCGAAGAGGCGGGAACGGCTCGCCGCATCGTGCCGGTCATGGTTACCAATCCTTAA
- a CDS encoding HesB/IscA family protein: MTTETKVRARPAAVILTPSAQQRIADLMAQAPLGAIGVKLSTPRRGCSGLAYSVDYVTEEAKFDEKIETPGGTFYIDGASVLYLVGSTMDWVEDDFTAGFVFNNPNAKGSCGCGESFTV, translated from the coding sequence ATGACCACGGAAACCAAAGTCCGCGCCCGTCCCGCCGCCGTCATCCTGACGCCCAGCGCGCAGCAGCGCATCGCCGACCTGATGGCGCAGGCGCCCCTGGGCGCGATCGGCGTCAAGCTCTCCACGCCCCGGCGCGGCTGTTCGGGCCTCGCCTATTCGGTCGACTATGTGACCGAGGAAGCGAAGTTCGACGAAAAGATCGAAACGCCCGGCGGCACCTTCTACATCGACGGGGCGTCGGTGCTCTATCTGGTGGGATCGACGATGGACTGGGTGGAGGACGACTTCACCGCCGGGTTCGTCTTCAACAACCCCAACGCCAAGGGAAGCTGCGGCTGCGGCGAGAGCTTCACGGTCTGA
- a CDS encoding SUF system Fe-S cluster assembly protein, whose protein sequence is MSEERKIMVEEVDAVEAPPRSRVDDAASAAPRQRDYLEGFLSQKPAETPAGEPGGDLYDAIIDALKEIYDPEIPVNIYDLGLVYGVDVTDGGHAIVTMTLTTPHCPVAESMPGEVELRVGAVPGVGDVEVNLVWDPPWDPGKMSDEAKLELGML, encoded by the coding sequence ATGAGCGAAGAGCGGAAGATCATGGTCGAGGAAGTGGACGCGGTGGAAGCGCCGCCCAGGTCGCGCGTGGACGATGCGGCCAGCGCCGCGCCGCGCCAGCGCGATTATCTGGAAGGATTCCTGTCGCAAAAACCCGCGGAAACGCCGGCGGGCGAGCCGGGCGGCGACCTGTATGACGCGATCATCGATGCGCTGAAGGAAATCTACGATCCGGAAATCCCGGTCAATATCTACGATCTGGGCCTCGTCTACGGGGTGGACGTGACGGACGGCGGCCATGCCATCGTCACCATGACCTTGACGACGCCGCATTGCCCGGTCGCCGAATCCATGCCGGGCGAGGTCGAACTGCGCGTCGGCGCGGTGCCGGGCGTGGGCGATGTCGAGGTGAACCTCGTCTGGGACCCGCCATGGGATCCCGGCAAGATGTCCGACGAGGCCAAGCTGGAACTGGGGATGCTCTGA
- a CDS encoding aminotransferase class V-fold PLP-dependent enzyme, with protein MTGSSGGGLRLRDDFPGVGDWHYLDSAATAQKPQAVIDAIARAYGPDYATVHRGVYERSANMTLAYEAARRKVAGFIGAACDAEIVYVRGATEGINLVAQCWAAEQLKAGDRILLSMLEHHSNIVPWQMAAEKTGAQIDVVPLTMDGKIDLDAMQAMIRPEHRLVALAHVSNVLGSVLDVRRAADIAHAVGAKILIDGCQAVPRLAVDVRALDCDFYVFSAHKLYGPTGIGILWARRELLDAMPPYQGGGSMIDKVTFEKTTYAPAPTRFEAGTPHIVGVVGLSAAIDYVQAVGLEAIHAHECALVGRARAALETMNSVRAFGPDDSAGILSFEVEGVHPHDVGTILDETGVAIRAGHHCAQPLMRHLGVEATARASFGLYSDESDVDALVRGIERVRKIFG; from the coding sequence ATGACGGGCTCCTCCGGCGGCGGTCTGCGGCTGAGGGACGATTTCCCCGGCGTGGGCGACTGGCACTATCTGGACAGCGCCGCCACCGCGCAAAAGCCCCAGGCCGTGATCGACGCCATCGCGCGCGCCTATGGCCCCGATTATGCGACCGTCCATCGCGGTGTCTATGAACGGTCGGCGAACATGACGCTGGCCTATGAGGCGGCCCGGCGGAAGGTGGCGGGCTTCATCGGCGCGGCTTGCGACGCGGAGATCGTCTATGTGCGCGGCGCGACCGAGGGCATCAACCTCGTCGCGCAATGCTGGGCGGCCGAGCAACTGAAGGCGGGCGACCGCATCCTGCTCTCCATGCTGGAGCATCACAGCAATATCGTGCCCTGGCAGATGGCGGCGGAGAAAACCGGCGCGCAGATCGATGTCGTGCCGCTGACTATGGACGGCAAGATCGACCTCGACGCGATGCAGGCGATGATCCGGCCCGAACACAGGCTGGTCGCGCTCGCCCATGTGTCCAACGTGCTGGGCAGCGTGCTCGACGTGCGCCGCGCGGCCGACATCGCCCATGCCGTCGGCGCGAAGATCCTGATCGACGGCTGCCAGGCCGTGCCGCGCCTTGCCGTCGATGTGCGGGCGCTGGATTGCGACTTCTACGTCTTTTCCGCGCACAAGCTCTATGGCCCCACCGGCATCGGCATATTGTGGGCGCGTCGGGAACTGCTCGACGCCATGCCGCCCTATCAGGGGGGCGGATCGATGATCGACAAGGTGACGTTCGAAAAGACGACCTACGCCCCCGCGCCGACGCGGTTCGAAGCGGGAACGCCTCATATCGTCGGCGTGGTCGGTCTGTCGGCCGCCATCGATTATGTGCAGGCCGTCGGCCTGGAGGCGATCCACGCCCATGAATGCGCGCTGGTGGGGCGCGCGCGCGCGGCGCTGGAGACGATGAACTCCGTGCGCGCCTTTGGCCCCGACGATTCGGCGGGCATCCTGTCCTTTGAAGTGGAGGGGGTGCATCCGCACGATGTCGGCACCATATTGGACGAAACGGGTGTCGCGATCCGCGCCGGGCATCATTGCGCCCAGCCGCTGATGCGCCATCTGGGCGTCGAGGCGACCGCGCGGGCGAGCTTTGGCCTCTATAGCGACGAAAGCGATGTGGATGCGCTGGTTCGCGGGATTGAAAGAGTGAGGAAGATCTTCGGATGA
- a CDS encoding SufD family Fe-S cluster assembly protein has product MTALALPTRRQEEWRYSDLDALAAIWPVPAPTPIVVAAGESVHHHLLQDAGDDMAAVHDYVITVADGARCDFHLLNIGGKLGRVTFAVTLGKGSHFELNGAIIGGGHQVLEIVTSVTHAEPDATSGQTIRSILGGHATGSYLGGINVARDAQRTDAFQSVKAMLLDRTATANAKPELEIYADDVKCAHGATVGELDRQALFYMASRGMDPATAKTLLLKAFVAGVFDDMPDEALRERFEAAALARLEALV; this is encoded by the coding sequence GTGACCGCGCTTGCCCTTCCCACGCGCCGTCAGGAAGAATGGCGCTATAGCGACCTCGATGCGCTGGCCGCGATCTGGCCCGTGCCCGCGCCGACCCCGATCGTCGTGGCGGCGGGCGAAAGCGTCCATCATCACCTGTTGCAGGATGCCGGCGATGATATGGCGGCGGTGCATGATTATGTCATCACGGTCGCGGATGGAGCGCGGTGCGACTTCCATCTCCTCAACATCGGCGGCAAGCTGGGCCGGGTCACCTTCGCCGTCACACTCGGCAAGGGATCGCATTTCGAATTGAACGGGGCGATCATCGGCGGCGGCCATCAGGTGCTGGAGATTGTCACCTCTGTCACCCATGCGGAACCGGACGCCACGAGCGGGCAGACGATCCGTTCGATTCTGGGCGGCCATGCGACCGGCAGCTATCTGGGCGGCATCAACGTCGCGCGCGATGCGCAGCGGACCGACGCCTTCCAGTCCGTCAAGGCGATGCTGCTGGATCGGACCGCGACCGCCAATGCCAAGCCGGAACTGGAAATCTACGCCGACGACGTGAAATGCGCCCATGGCGCGACGGTGGGCGAACTCGACAGGCAGGCCCTGTTCTACATGGCGTCACGCGGGATGGACCCGGCGACGGCCAAGACGCTGCTGTTGAAGGCCTTCGTCGCGGGCGTGTTCGACGACATGCCGGACGAGGCGCTGCGCGAGCGTTTCGAAGCCGCCGCGCTCGCCAGGCTGGAGGCGCTGGTATGA